In one Silene latifolia isolate original U9 population chromosome 10, ASM4854445v1, whole genome shotgun sequence genomic region, the following are encoded:
- the LOC141607214 gene encoding cysteine-rich receptor-like protein kinase 44, producing the protein MAVRKLPEKVTRVQLDADGKQQFLKEVVEGPQPGQRKYVKKKPENMEVSLGQHPIQVNDVKKEVKEQEQIEDLEQHPWIQVVKKKSKKKERNWNNKAAGKQPQQVFDEQVFSLKKFCYSKVKLMTNNFDYVNVIGKGGFGKVYKGVMNGTPVAVKRLNRSHRRIDDYRNEVEALGRTSHFNLVKLIGYCVEDEHKLLVYEYMKNGPLESWIFGTNPKNTLSWLEKKRIILGIAEGLVYLHENCEKKILHRDLKPANVLLDDNKNAKLCDFGISKLLERDQSSTSTVCCGTRGYLAPEIVKGIRKISEKVDVYSFGIVVLEVVFGKRYYRLVSSNQTNLEASQLPGLIRKLDDEMRKNGKDIERIGELAISCLSDKPEARPSMSDIVGAIKGADAKLGRN; encoded by the coding sequence ATGGCGGTACGAAAGCTGCCGGAAAAAGTTACAAGGGTCCAACTAGACGCGGATGGAAAGCAGCAATTCCTGAAGGAAGTAGTCGAAGGACCTCAACCGGGTCAACGCAAATATGTAAAGAAAAAACCCGAAAATATGGAAGTGTCGTTGGGACAACACCCGATCCAAGTCAATGATGTAAAGAAAGAAgtcaaagaacaagaacaaatagaaGATTTGGAACAACACCCTTGGATCCAAGTCGTAaagaaaaaatccaaaaaaaaggaACGTAATTGGAACAACAAGGCAGCAGGAAAGCAGCCCCAGCAAGTATTCGACGAGCAAGTCTTTTCGTTAAAAAAATTCTGTTATAGTAAAGTAAAATTAATGACCAACAATTTCGATTATGTAAATGTAATTGGAAAGGGTGGATTTGGTAAGGTATATAAAGGCGTGATGAATGGAACACCTGTTGCGGTGAAACGGTTGAACCGGTCACATAGAAGAATTGATGATTATAGGAACGAGGTTGAGGCCTTAGGTCGAACAAGTCATTTTAATTTGGTGAAGTTGATCGGGTATTGTGTTGAAGACGAGCATAAGTTGTTAGTGTACGAGTATATGAAGAACGGTCCACTTGAGAGTTGGATTTTCGGGACTAATCCCAAAAACACGCTCTCTTGGCTTGAAAAGAAGAGAATAATCTTAGGCATTGCTGAAGGGCTAGTGTACCTACATGAGAATTGCGAGAAGAAGATTTTACATCGTGATTTGAAACCCGCGAATGTGCTTCTAGACGACAATAAGAATGCCAAGTTGTGTGATTTCGGGATATCAAAGCTACTAGAAAGGGATCAGAGTAGCACTTCAACCGTATGCTGCGGAACCCGCGGGTATCTAGCCCCGGAGATTGTCAAGGGTATTAGGAAAATATCAGAGAAAGTTGATGTTTATAGTTTTGGAATTGTGGTACTTGAAGTGGTGTTTGGGAAGCGATATTATCGTCTCGTGAGCTCGAATCAAACTAATCTCGAGGCGAGTCAGTTGCCGGGGTTGATTAGGAAATTGGACGATGAAATGAGGAAAAACGGGAAGGATATAGAGAGGATTGGGGAGCTTGCTATCTCGTGCTTAAGTGATAAACCAGAAGCTCGTCCATCAATGTCAGATATTGTGGGTGCAATCAAAGGGGCCGACGCAAAACTCGGAAGAAACTGA